The following are encoded together in the Malaya genurostris strain Urasoe2022 chromosome 3, Malgen_1.1, whole genome shotgun sequence genome:
- the LOC131434291 gene encoding uncharacterized protein LOC131434291 — protein MTQILRLRRQHVNITVQGAGKLSKPVRESVFAQVFSRKGDFSCGVNFLVMENVTANLPSQNISTEGWKIPKELFLADPAFNKSQPIDMVLGARHFYSFFPSAARIQLDSNLPLLVDSVFGWIIAGSANSYSNDRITTSSTSCDAAVVSMISLEDCLEKFWKTEELANNDSYSVEERHCESLYQSTVSRNPEGRYVVRYPRKPDFDGMLGESRSNAQRRFEYLEKRLERNPHLRDDYHQFMREYLALGHMRLVVKDDERNSQVYYLPHHPVIKEESSTTKLRVVFDGSAKTSTGFSLNEALCVGPVVQEDLLNIILRFRTFPIALVGDIAKMYRQVLVHSDDTPLQRILWRFSKQCPVQTYELLTVTYGLGPSSFLATRTLHQLADDEGDQHSVGSQALSKGFYVDDFIGGAETVEEAILLRSELNDLLQKGGFEIRKWTSNRLEVLKGLNDDQIGTQSTLHFSPHETIKALGISWEPEADCLRFDSQIRTNPVPPTKRSILSDIAKLFDPLGLIAPVIVRAKILMQELWLLSCGWDDPVPEPIKSKWENYHRELTKISKHRIDRFALLPGSDIQLHTFADASQAAYGACTYARCVNSQGIVRIQLLASKSRVAPLKRITIARLELCAAVLAAHLHARIKNAIDVNVRTSYFWSDSAVTLQWLQSLPNVWPTFVANRVSEIQQFTHGCQWKHVSGIENPADLVSRGMSVDDFLKSALWKCGPSWLPSPPQDWPISIPLGVTADDLELKTTVAVTQTTSTIHPWFLRWSSYSRLLHVIGYCLRFIANTRSKSRTQPSQSFSSLGQSLTVAELAKSKTVLTRLAQHDGYAAEIKQLEKGNSVSKQSNIRQMNPFIDQERVLRVGGRLNLAQLPYQAKHPSLIPNNHLFTRLIAEHFHRKLLHGGGRLLISAIREEFWPPNGRRLVHSIVRNCFRCNRVNPIPAQQQIGQLPVQRVIPSRPFSITGVDYAGPLYLRPIHKRASPAKTYLCLFVCFSTKAVHLELVSDLSTQAFLCSLRRFIARRGCPAHIHSDNGKNFEGAKNELIELFARFKNRSEQAEIISACAEQGITWHLTPPKAPHFGGLWEAAIKVAKRHLYRQLGSSRLTFEDMCTVLAQIEAIMNSRPLLPLTEDPNDLAALTPAHFLIGSSLHALPDPDLQSIPANRLDHYQQLQVHVQRFWTHWKKEYLQELLKDTRGWQRNDNIIPGKLVIVVDELQPPIRWPLARIESILPGRDQLTRVVQLRTARGIITRPIAKICMLPDSTTVPASEKSPVNNNDASTIQRSSDTTLV, from the coding sequence ATGACACAAATTCTGCGTTTACGGAGACAGCATGTGAACATCACCGTTCAGGGAGCTGGTAAGCTGTCCAAACCAGTACGTGAATCGGTTTTCGCTcaagtattttcaagaaagggaGACTTCTCGTGTGGTGTGAATTTCCTAGTGATGGAAAATGTTACGGCCAATCTCCCTTCGCAAAATATCTCGACCGAGGGATGGAAGATACCGAAGGAACTGTTTCTAGCAGACCCCGCTTTCAACAAAAGTCAACCAATCGATATGGTTCTGGGTGCTCGACACTTCTATTCATTCTTTCCCAGCGCTGCACGCATTCAGCTTGACAGTAACCTTCCGCTTTTGGTTGACAGTGTCTTTGGCTGGATCATTGCGGGTTCTGCTAACTCGTATTCCAACGATCGGATTACTACTTCATCCACTTCGTGCGATGCAGCCGTTGTTTCAATGATTTCACTGGAAGATTGTCTGGAAAAGTTTTGGAAGACCGAAGAACTGGCAAACAACGATAGTTATTCAGTAGAAGAACGGCATTGCGAGTCATTGTATCAGTCTACCGTATCTAGGAACCCCGAAGGCCGGTATGTAGTTCGCTACCCCCGGAAACCCGATTTCGATGGAATGTTAGGCGAATCCCGAAGCAACGCTCAACGACGTTTCGAGTACCTGGAAAAGCGTTTGGAACGAAATCCGCATCTAAGAGACGATTATCATCAGTTTATGCGAGAGTATCTCGCCCTCGGCCACATGCGACTGGTCGTAAAGGACGACGAACGAAACTCTCAAGTCTACTATTTACCTCACCATCCCGTAATTAAGGAAGAAAGTTCTACGACTAAGCTCAGAGTCGTGTTTGACGGATCTGCGAAGACTTCTACCGGCTTCTCTCTCAACGAAGCTCTTTGCGTCGGCCCTGTGGTGCAGGAAGATTTGCTGAACATCATCTTGCGGTTTCGAACTTTTCCTATCGCTCTCGTCGGAGATATTGCTAAAATGTACAGACAGGTACTGGTACATTCGGACGACACTCCGCTGCAGCGTATTTTGTGGCGATTCTCAAAACAGTGTCCAGTACAGACTTACGAACTCCTGACTGTTACCTACGGCTTAGGACCATCCTCGTTCCTAGCAACCCGGACTCTTCACCAGTTGGCAGATGATGAAGGTGACCAACATTCTGTTGGAAGTCAGGCATTAAGCAAAGGTTTCTACGTTGACGATTTCATCGGTGGAGCTGAAACTGTTGAAGAAGCTATTCTTCTACGATCAGAATTGAATGATTTATTGCAAAAGGGAGGATTCGAAATTCGGAAATGGACATCTAACCGGCTAGAAGTCCTGAAAGGTCTCAACGATGACCAGATTGGCACGCAATCCACATTGCACTTTAGTCCCCACGAAACCATCAAAGCGCTTGGAATAAGTTGGGAGCCTGAAGCAGATTGCCTTCGCTTTGATTCGCAGATTCGAACAAATCCTGTTCCACCAACTAAAAGGTCTATTCTTTCAGACATCGCCAAGTTGTTTGATCCTCTCGGACTCATCGCACCCGTCATTGTAAGGGCAAAGATCTTAATGCAAGAGCTATGGTTGCTGTCCTGTGGTTGGGATGATCCAGTTCCTGAACCAATAAAATCAAAATGGGAAAATTACCACCGAGAATTGACAAAAATAAGCAAACATCGGATCGACAGATTTGCACTACTTCCCGGTTCCGATATTCAATTGCATACGTTCGCAGATGCTTCCCAAGCAGCATACGGAGCATGCACGTACGCTCGCTGTGTGAACAGCCAAGGAATAGTTCGAATTCAGCTTCTGGCATCGAAATCCCGAGTAGCCCCGTTGAAACGAATTACCATCGCCCGTTTGGAACTGTGCGCAGCCGTACTTGCGGCTCATTTACACGCCCGGATTAAAAATGCTATTGACGTTAATGTTCGTACTTCTTATTTCTGGTCAGATTCGGCAGTAACTCTGCAGTGGCTGCAATCACTCCCGAACGTTTGGCCCACTTTCGTTGCCAATCGGGTCTCGGAAATACAACAGTTCACGCACGGTTGCCAGTGGAAACATGTTTCCGGAATTGAAAATCCTGCCGATTTGGTTTCCCGTGGTATGTCGGTCGACGATTTCCTCAAAAGTGCTTTATGGAAATGCGGTCCAAGTTGGTTGCCTTCGCCACCGCAAGATTGGCCAATTTCGATTCCACTTGGCGTGACCGCGGACGACCTGGAGTTAAAAACTACTGTAGCCGTAACTCAAACAACTTCAACTATTCACCCATGGTTTTTACGCTGGTCTTCCTACAGTCGGCTTCTTCACGTCATCGGTTACTGCTTGCGATTCATCGCCAACACTCGCTCGAAGTCACGAACTCAGCCTTCACAATCATTTTCATCCTTAGGCCAGTCATTAACTGTTGCAGAACTTGCCAAATCCAAAACAGTCCTCACTCGACTCGCTCAGCATGATGGATATGCTGCTgaaatcaaacagctggaaaagGGAAACTCTGTATCGAAACAATCTAACATTCGCCAAATGAACCCATTCATTGACCAAGAGAGAGTGTTGAGGGTGGGAGGTCGCTTAAATCTAGCCCAATTGCCTTACCAAGCAAAACATCCATCCCTAATTCCTAACAATCATCTTTTCACTCGCCTAATTGCTGAACATTTTCATCGTAAATTACTTCACGGCGGCGGGCGGCTACTGATCAGTGCCATTCGCGAAGAATTCTGGCCCCCAAACGGCCGTAGACTGGTCCACAGCATCGTAAGAAATTGCTTTCGTTGCAATCGCGTCAATCCGATACCTGCCCAACAGCAAATTGGTCAATTACCTGTACAGCGCGTCATTCCAAGCCGACCATTCAGCATCACAGGCGTCGATTATGCCGGCCCGCTGTATCTGCGTCCGATACACAAACGTGCTTCACCTGCAAAAACTTACTTGTGCCTTTTCGTATGTTTTTCCACCAAAGCAGTACACCTTGAGTTAGTCAGCGATCTTTCTACTCAAGCCTTTTTATGCTCTCTTCGACGCTTCATCGCGCGTCGTGGTTGTCCTGCTCACATACACTCAGACAACGGTAAAAATTTTGAGGGAGCGAAAAACGAACTGATCGAATTATTCGCCAGATTTAAAAACCGATCAGAACAAGCCGAAATAATCTCTGCCTGTGCTGAGCAAGGTATCACCTGGCATCTAACACCACCCAAAGCCCCTCACTTTGGTGGTTTGTGGGAGGCAGCAATCAAGGTAGCAAAAAGGCATCTCTATCGTCAGCTCGGATCGTCCCGCCTCACCTTCGAAGATATGTGCACAGTGCTCGCACAAATTGAAGCAATCATGAACAGCCGACCTCTGCTTCCACTCACCGAAGACCCCAACGATTTGGCTGCATTAACTCCAGCGCATTTTCTCATCGGTTCGTCACTGCATGCCCTGCCCGACCCAGATCTACAAAGTATACCAGCAAACAGACTTGATCACTACCAGCAGCTGCAAGTGCATGTGCAGCGCTTTTGGACACACTGGAAAAAGGAGTACTTACAGGAGCTACTAAAAGACACCCGTGGCTGGCAGCGCAATGACAACATAATTCCAGGTAAATTAGTCATCGTAGTAGACGAACTTCAACCTCCGATTCGATGGCCTCTTGCTCGCATCGAATCAATTTTGCCCGGTAGAGATCAGTTAACTCGCGTAGTACAACTTCGCACTGCTCGCGGAATCATCACTCGTCCCATCGCAAAAATCTGCATGTTACCTGATTCTACGACAGTCCCAGCAAGCGAAAAATCACCAGTAAACAACAACGATGCATCAACTATCCAAAGGAGTTCGGATACAACTTTAGTTTAA
- the LOC131434292 gene encoding uncharacterized protein LOC131434292: MAEEHSRNQLLHRRETLLAALGRAEDFDAAYDAHRDQGQVSLRLEYLNGVWSNLESVQAQLEDIEITDEGRTEHAAVRAEFEPRLFTIKASLMSKLSPIPNDRSPVPPHVSSTLSGIKLPTISLPEFDGDYMQWLAFHDTFLALIHSNPDVPDIQKFHYLRAAIKGEAAQLIESIGISSANYLLAWQTLENRYSNDYLLRKRHLQALFDIPRMKKESAASLHGLVDEFERHTKILHQLGEPTDTWSSILEHLLCMRLHDDTLKAWEDHASTVANPDYACIIDFLQRRTRVLESISVNHHSTDSASSSGSSSHTLKRNHFHSQFRLTSCASTAGSGEKCIACSQSHSLVKCQKFIRLSTNERQQFVISKRLCHNCLKIGHFVRNCPSKFSCRKCNSRHHTLLHFGQPDSSPRSNREGISSSASATASGTPSSGPSTSELSTQLTVAATKDTPY; the protein is encoded by the coding sequence ATGGCGGAGGAGCATTCCAGAAACCAGCTGCTTCACCGACGAGAAACTCTTCTGGCTGCTCTGGGTCGGGCAGAGGATTTTGATGCAGCATACGATGCACATCGTGATCAGGGTCAGGTATCATTGAGGCTGGAATACCTGAACGGAGTATGGAGCAACCTCGAGTCGGTACAGGCACAGCTTGAGGACATCGAGATTACCGATGAAGGTAGGACAGAGCATGCAGCTGTTCGAGCTGAATTTGAACCACGTCTGTTTACAATAAAGGCAAGTCTTATGTCAAAACTTTCTCCTATTCCTAATGATCGTAGCCCTGTACCCCCTCACGTTTCTTCCACTCTCTCTGGTATCAAGTTGCCAACGATTTCTTTGCCCGAATTCGATGGAGATTATATGCAATGGCTTGCATTCCACGATACATTCTTGGCGCTTATCCATTCTAATCCGGATGTCCCGGATATTCAGAAATTTCATTATCTGCGGGCGGCTATCAAGGGCGAAGCTGCTCAATTGATTGAATCCATTGGAATTAGTTCTGCCAACTACCTGCTAGCTTGGCAAACATTGGAAAATCGATATTCGAATGATTACCTTTTACGGAAACGTCATCTTCAGGCACTCTTCGACATCCCACGCATGAAGAAGGAGTCCGCTGCCTCGTTACACGGGCTGGTTGATGAGTTCGAGCGGCATACAAAGATTTTGCATCAACTGGGAGAGCCTACCGATACTTGGAGCAGCATTCTGGAGCATCTACTGTGTATGCGCTTACACGACGACACGTTGAAGGCGTGGGAGGATCATGCGTCGACCGTAGCGAACCCGGACTACGCCTGCATCATTGATTTCCTGCAACGAAGAACTCGGGTGCTGGAATCAATCTCCGTCAACcaccactcaacagattcaGCTTCAAGTTCTGGCAGTTCATCTCATACACTAAAAAGGAACCATTTCCATTCACAGTTTCGCCTTACTTCGTGTGCCTCTACTGCTGGTTCTGGGGAAAAGTGCATTGCTTGTAGCCAATCGCATTCCTTAGTGAAATGCCAGAAATTTATTCGTTTATCAACAAATGAACGTCAACAGTTTGTCATTTCGAAACGCTTATGCcacaactgcttgaaaattggtcATTTTGTTCGCAATTGTCCCTCCAAATTCAGCTGTCGTAAGTGCAACAGTCGTCATCACACGCTTCTGCATTTCGGTCAGCCAGACAGTTCTCCAAGAAGCAATAGGGAAGGAATTTCGTCTAGCGCAAGTGCTACCGCCTCTGGTACGCCATCTAGTGGGCCTTCTACGAGTGAATTGTCTACACAGTTAACTGTTGCCGCTACTAAAGATACACCATACTGA